The Argopecten irradians isolate NY chromosome 4, Ai_NY, whole genome shotgun sequence genome has a window encoding:
- the LOC138322172 gene encoding uncharacterized protein gives MKESLFHLQTYRLRDISDTILDDPRPLKYRNNPGYTSYVHNAAINYCSQSSMDMAMRYLIPVADLQTAAKDHDYLELPFTQHMVDRAQKVTERQAQDIQNDTKLQAKSQAWIHNRKWRVTASKFGDVTHATSRRNMEKLCSSILSSKPIIKKSVFHGKAYERKAITKFEQKTGLKVKKCGLFVDKDYPYLGATPDGIITEEDKKAIVEVKCPYSGRNESIKPGPHFNFLKYDENGQIVLNVHSKYYDQIQGQMLLSKHQLCYFVVYTSGI, from the exons ATGAAG GAAAGCCTGTTCCATCTGCAGACATACCGACTAAGAGATATTTCTGATACCATACTAGATGACCCAAGACCACTTAAATACCGAAACAACCCTGGATACACATCATATGTTCATAATGCTGCAATCAACTATTGCTCACAATCTTCAATGGATATGGCCATGAGATATTTGATTCCAGTTGCTGATTTACAG ACAGCAGCTAAAGACCATGATTACCTAGAACTTCCATTCACACAACACATGGTTGACAGAGCACAGAAG GTAACGGAGAGACAAGCACAGGACATCCAGAATGACACAAAACTACAAGCAAAGTCACAAGCTTGGATCCATAATAGAAAGTGGAGGGTTACTGCTTCAAAGTTTGGGGATGTGACTCATGCTACCTCAAGACGCAACATGGAGAAATTGTGTTCATCTATTTTATCTTCAAAGcctatcataaaaaaatctgtGTTTCATGGAAAGGCATACGAGAGGAAGGCAATTACTAAGTTTGAACAGAAAACCGGTTTGAAGGTCAAGAAATGTGGACTTTTTGTTGACAAGGACTATCCGTACTTAGGTGCAACACCTGATGGAATCATCACAGAAGAAGACAAAAAAGCAATAGTGGAAGTAAAGTGTCCATACTCAGGAAGGAATGAATCCATTAAACCAGGACCTCACTTCAACTTCCTTAAATATGATGAAAATGGACAGATTGTTCTCAATGTACATAGCAAGTACTATGACCAAATTCAGGGACAGATGCTTCTGTCAAAGCATCAGTTATgctattttgttgtttataccTCTGGCATATAG